One Mercurialis annua linkage group LG3, ddMerAnnu1.2, whole genome shotgun sequence DNA window includes the following coding sequences:
- the LOC126672421 gene encoding uncharacterized protein LOC126672421 gives MAEQRTTQARVVAQHVNEAREEVRGNTGEYDPVQSAGRGRGRGIDQEEARVGQVRYVQALGVPQPPNVNVNQLAAELSPKKFDASSDALDFLEEVVQNARGLQADERQTVMLTEMSMKGPAMDWFRQVIRPIMGQITWAEFVIQFKEFFLSLSRGDGSVYDYVAEFNRLSRFSPDLMIYRIVDSARQMERALIHLNEIPDPSRPNKTRSECLNYEHRMSRQVRKETERRHGRTHKKGRQGKAAKRARTISLKSKQGSSSFTNPICPQYSKRHLGVCQAARDVCFKCGQQGHYERECPHLV, from the exons ATGGCTGAGCAAAGAACTACACAAGCGCGTGTAGTTGCACAACACGTAAACGAGGCCCGCGAGGAGGTCAGAGGTAATACGGGCGAATATGACCCGGTCCAATCGGCAGGCAGAGGTCGTGGACGAGGCATAGACCAAGAGGAAGCTAGAGTAGGCCAAGTCAGGTATGTGCAGGCACTAGGAGTGCCGCAACCACCCAATGTCAATGTTAATCAATTGGCAGCAGAG TTAAGCCCAAAGAAGTTTGACGCATCAAGTGATGCACTCGATTTCCTAGAAGAAGTTGTGCAGAATGCTCGTGGACTACAAGCAGACGAAAGACAAACAGTAATGTTGACTgagatgtcaatgaaaggtccagccatggattggtttcgacaagTAATCAGACCGATAATGGGTCAAATAACATGGGCAGAGTTTGTGATCCAGTTTAAAGAATTCTTCCTATCATTATCTCGAGGTGATGGATCAGTTTACGATTATGTCGCCGAGTTTAATCGACTCAGCAGATTTTCTCCAGACTTAATGATATATAGG ATTGTGGATAGTGCAAGACAAATGGAACGTGCACTTATCCATTTGAATGAAATTCCTGATCCTTCACGTCCAAACAAGACAAGAAGCGAATGTTTGAATTACGAACATCGAATGTCTAGACAAGTGAGAAAGGAAACTGAACGGCGACATGGCCGGACCCATAAGAAGGGCAGGCAAGGAAAAGCAGCCAAAAGGGCTAGAACCATTAGTCTGAAGTCTAAGCAAGGAAGTTCCAGCTTTACAAATCCTATATGTCCACAATATAGTAAAAGACACTTAGGTGTCTGTCAGGCTGCAAGGGATGTATGCTTTAAGTGTGGACAACAAGGACACTACGAGAGAGAATGCCCACATTTAGTGTAA